From a single Candidatus Eisenbacteria bacterium genomic region:
- a CDS encoding type II toxin-antitoxin system PemK/MazF family toxin has protein sequence ELVTVAPVTARVRGIPSEVPLGRSDGLPRACAANLDTITTIPKQILTRRITALEPGKMVAVDRAVRFALGLV, from the coding sequence TGAGCTGGTGACGGTCGCTCCCGTCACCGCGCGGGTCCGCGGCATTCCCTCGGAAGTTCCGCTCGGTCGGTCCGACGGGCTGCCCAGAGCCTGCGCCGCCAACCTCGATACCATCACGACGATCCCCAAGCAGATCCTCACGAGACGCATCACGGCGCTCGAACCGGGCAAGATGGTGGCGGTCGATCGCGCCGTTCGCTTCGCCCTGGGCCTGGTCTGA